The following are encoded in a window of Chloroflexota bacterium genomic DNA:
- a CDS encoding H-type lectin domain-containing protein codes for MPTTTLNLNLTKPLPTERYDVGGVNANADAVDAAFDAAAGHRHDGTAGQGPPLDSDALADGAVTDPKLAPGAVVTDALADAAVTADKLADAAVTAAKLAPSVGGIALTSVQDGAGRNDTRVSTLRAEAGWSFISLATLQSDEKAITFESAFGSAPIVFVSLLGAHGGASPPESIDDFGDYHAHHQRFSRVFAKDITASGFTAEAVRGSASHGQWAGFAWMALGVNA; via the coding sequence ATGCCAACGACGACGCTGAATCTCAACCTCACCAAGCCGCTGCCCACGGAGCGGTATGACGTGGGGGGCGTCAACGCCAACGCAGACGCCGTCGACGCGGCCTTCGATGCCGCCGCCGGGCATCGGCATGACGGCACGGCCGGGCAAGGACCACCCCTGGACAGCGACGCGCTCGCCGACGGGGCGGTCACGGACCCGAAGTTGGCGCCCGGCGCGGTGGTCACCGACGCCTTGGCGGACGCAGCGGTGACCGCGGACAAGCTGGCCGACGCCGCCGTGACGGCGGCGAAGCTGGCGCCCAGTGTCGGCGGCATCGCGCTTACCAGCGTCCAGGACGGCGCCGGGCGCAACGACACGCGCGTTTCCACCCTCCGCGCGGAAGCCGGTTGGAGTTTCATCTCGCTCGCCACGCTGCAGAGCGACGAGAAGGCCATCACCTTCGAATCGGCCTTCGGCTCGGCGCCGATCGTGTTCGTGTCGCTCCTTGGGGCGCATGGCGGCGCCAGCCCCCCTGAGTCCATTGACGACTTCGGCGATTACCACGCGCACCACCAGCGCTTTTCGAGAGTGTTCGCCAAGGACATCACGGCCAGCGGGTTCACCGCTGAAGCCGTCCGCGGGAGCGCGTCGCATGGACAGTGGGCGGGCTTTGCCTGGATGGCGCTTGGGGTGAACGCCTAG
- a CDS encoding peptidoglycan DD-metalloendopeptidase family protein, giving the protein MAYLPPLDGVIRVTSVFGLDRGRYRHGGIDLALQRESVYRRPVKAPAAGTIEAVWTTDRPSTREPSVRDGFPYGNAVALRDDAGVLWRLLHFDEPPTVGVGERVAAGQTLGHCDSTGNSTGHHVHLDASPQGVIDPATFRVRGSRVDPLRLYADAYARDAGYDPEVLRRQITLESDWNPLAVSLAGAEGLAQINPRRHPAMRGRTFDPFAALDYAARLMAAHLDHRGGDYREALADYYTGRGSDGAFRAQGYHYADTILKGLDMARTAELEALRRDRDANHSRKLAALAHLGEVIQAARRAGETAFRPEDWRRVMTAERFYHDPVARPDQATGAE; this is encoded by the coding sequence ATGGCCTATCTGCCGCCGCTCGACGGCGTCATTCGCGTGACCTCGGTGTTCGGCCTGGACCGCGGAAGGTATCGCCACGGCGGAATCGACCTGGCGCTGCAGCGGGAGTCGGTGTACCGCCGTCCGGTGAAGGCGCCGGCGGCGGGAACGATTGAGGCAGTCTGGACGACGGACCGGCCGAGCACGCGGGAACCGTCGGTGCGAGACGGATTTCCCTACGGCAACGCCGTGGCGCTGCGCGATGACGCGGGCGTGCTGTGGCGCCTGCTCCACTTCGACGAGCCACCGACGGTCGGCGTGGGCGAGCGCGTGGCCGCCGGCCAGACGCTCGGGCATTGCGACTCGACGGGGAACAGCACGGGGCACCACGTGCATCTGGACGCCTCACCGCAAGGCGTCATAGACCCAGCGACCTTCCGCGTACGGGGCTCGCGGGTCGACCCGCTGCGCCTATACGCGGACGCCTACGCGCGTGACGCCGGTTACGACCCCGAGGTGCTTCGGCGGCAGATCACCCTGGAGAGCGATTGGAACCCGCTGGCTGTGAGCTTGGCGGGAGCCGAGGGACTGGCGCAGATCAATCCACGGCGGCACCCGGCGATGCGCGGGCGCACCTTCGACCCGTTCGCGGCGCTGGACTATGCGGCGCGGCTGATGGCGGCGCACCTGGATCACCGCGGCGGCGACTACCGCGAGGCGCTGGCGGACTACTACACCGGCCGCGGTTCGGACGGCGCGTTCCGTGCGCAGGGCTACCACTACGCCGACACGATATTGAAGGGCTTGGACATGGCACGTACGGCGGAGCTCGAGGCGCTGCGGCGAGACCGCGACGCCAACCACAGCCGCAAGCTCGCGGCGCTGGCGCACCTCGGCGAGGTGATCCAGGCGGCGCGCAGGGCGGGTGAAACCGCGTTCCGCCCGGAGGACTGGCGACGGGTCATGACCGCCGAGCGGTTCTATCACGACCCCGTGGCGCGTCCCGATCAGGCGACCGGCGCGGAGTAA
- a CDS encoding Gfo/Idh/MocA family oxidoreductase — protein sequence MRVGVTGVGRIGRPHAERLAANPDVSAVVLHDINATLASTVAADLDMQAVADIDALLSSVDALVIAAITTAHADLLSAAVEARVPVMCEKPISHDLERARDIVSRVHALNVPVLMGFQRRFDAGYRAARDLVASGGLGTLYTFRTAGHDPEPASESYIAGSGGMFRDFAVHDFDALRFVTNQEIARVYADATVRAFSVYERYDDADTAVATLTLSDGALGLAGYTRHDPLGYDVRMELFGSRDSVVVGWDDQAPLRSLEPNGPPLHPTPHAMFHDRFADAYAAEIATFLDVARGRMSSPSTVDDALEALRVAVACNVSLRERRPVDLSEIP from the coding sequence ATGCGCGTGGGCGTGACCGGGGTCGGCCGCATTGGTCGACCGCACGCCGAACGGCTGGCAGCCAACCCCGACGTTTCTGCCGTTGTGCTGCACGACATCAACGCGACGCTTGCTTCCACAGTAGCCGCCGATCTGGATATGCAGGCGGTCGCGGATATTGACGCGCTCCTGTCGTCCGTCGATGCGCTGGTGATCGCCGCCATCACCACCGCCCATGCCGACCTGCTCAGCGCGGCCGTCGAGGCCCGTGTGCCGGTCATGTGCGAAAAGCCCATCTCGCACGACCTCGAGCGCGCCCGCGACATCGTGTCCCGCGTGCATGCCCTCAACGTTCCCGTCCTCATGGGCTTCCAGCGCCGCTTCGACGCCGGCTATCGGGCCGCGCGCGATCTGGTCGCATCCGGTGGGCTTGGAACGCTCTACACCTTCCGCACCGCTGGCCACGATCCCGAACCCGCCAGCGAGTCCTACATCGCCGGCTCCGGCGGAATGTTTCGCGACTTTGCCGTCCATGATTTTGACGCCCTTCGCTTTGTCACCAACCAGGAAATCGCGCGCGTCTACGCCGACGCCACCGTGCGCGCCTTCTCGGTTTACGAGCGCTACGACGACGCTGACACGGCCGTAGCCACGCTCACCCTCTCGGACGGTGCGCTCGGGTTGGCCGGCTACACCCGGCACGACCCCTTGGGCTATGACGTGCGCATGGAGCTATTTGGCTCCCGCGACAGCGTGGTGGTCGGCTGGGACGACCAGGCGCCCCTTCGCTCCCTCGAACCCAACGGCCCGCCGCTTCACCCCACGCCCCACGCAATGTTCCACGACCGCTTTGCTGACGCTTACGCCGCCGAAATCGCGACATTCCTCGATGTCGCCCGCGGCCGCATGTCGTCGCCCAGCACCGTTGACGACGCACTCGAGGCTCTGCGCGTCGCCGTCGCCTGCAACGTCTCCCTACGCGAACGCCGCCCCGTCGACCTCTCCGAAATCCCCTAG